Proteins from a genomic interval of Rhizobium rhododendri:
- a CDS encoding sugar phosphate isomerase/epimerase family protein, with protein sequence MTTDFKVGCQTFTWEMLGAGWSGTADDLLAAIAAGGYEGIEITDTMIGRYADKPADFKKALANHGLHLVSFAFGSQTGFTVADHIDADLVVAQRWVDFASHFEGALVSIGSATVVSDGPRGEKFKVAAEFYNRAAALGHASGVTVAVHPSSHHNTLLFDRADYDTIFGLLDPALVGWIPDTGHILRGHDDILDTLKTYQARIRYLHLKDVDANDQWAMLGEGVLDTPAVLDIVGKAPNFNGWLVLEEESETAGRDPAAAVKLNRQTMRGYGA encoded by the coding sequence ATGACCACGGATTTCAAGGTCGGCTGCCAGACGTTTACATGGGAGATGCTGGGCGCCGGCTGGAGCGGGACCGCCGATGACCTGTTGGCAGCAATCGCCGCCGGCGGTTACGAGGGCATCGAAATCACCGATACGATGATCGGCCGCTATGCTGACAAGCCTGCCGATTTCAAGAAGGCGCTGGCCAACCACGGACTGCACCTGGTGTCCTTCGCCTTCGGCTCGCAGACGGGGTTCACGGTTGCCGACCACATTGACGCCGATCTGGTCGTCGCGCAGCGCTGGGTCGATTTCGCTTCCCATTTCGAGGGCGCACTGGTGTCGATCGGCTCTGCCACGGTCGTATCGGACGGCCCACGCGGGGAGAAATTCAAAGTCGCCGCCGAGTTCTACAATCGTGCTGCGGCCCTCGGCCACGCATCGGGCGTCACGGTGGCGGTGCATCCGAGTTCGCATCATAACACTCTGCTGTTCGACCGGGCCGATTACGACACGATCTTTGGGCTGCTGGATCCCGCGCTGGTCGGCTGGATCCCGGATACCGGGCACATCCTGCGCGGTCACGACGACATCCTCGACACTCTCAAAACCTACCAGGCCCGCATCCGCTACCTTCACCTCAAGGATGTCGATGCCAACGACCAGTGGGCGATGCTTGGCGAGGGCGTGCTCGACACGCCGGCCGTGCTCGACATCGTCGGCAAGGCGCCGAACTTCAACGGCTGGCTGGTGCTCGAGGAAGAATCCGAGACGGCGGGGCGCGATCCCGCTGCTGCCGTGAAACTCAACCGCCAGACAATGCGCGGCTATGGTGCATAA
- a CDS encoding Gfo/Idh/MocA family protein encodes MIEKEQRRLRVGVLGCGPIAQFAHLESCVKARNADLYAICDAAPDLLARMGATYEPQKMYGDYDAMLADPELEAVIVATSDAYHVPMSIKALDAGKHVLCEKPIGVSVEEGQQLADAVKRSGKILQVGHMKRFDPALEAARDFVRDDIGQIFALKAWYCDSTHRYTNTDAVQPLPVTSKLARKPGGNPKADLRQYFMLAHGSHLVDTARFFCGELVAVRARLLERAGAYCWFVETEFANGALGHLDLTVAVRMDWHEGFQLYGEHGSVLAKTFNPWYFRASEVDIFHEKDATTRRPLGADGHFFRRQLEGLADTVLTGAPMRGANVDDGIASIRAMVAIARSVETGERVKIASVTGSV; translated from the coding sequence ATGATCGAGAAAGAACAGCGTCGATTGCGGGTGGGCGTTCTCGGCTGTGGGCCGATTGCCCAATTTGCCCATCTCGAATCTTGTGTTAAAGCGCGTAACGCCGATCTCTACGCAATCTGCGATGCAGCACCGGATCTCCTGGCGCGCATGGGTGCGACCTACGAGCCGCAGAAGATGTACGGCGACTACGACGCCATGCTGGCCGATCCCGAGCTCGAAGCCGTGATCGTCGCCACCTCCGATGCCTACCATGTGCCGATGTCGATCAAGGCTCTCGACGCAGGCAAGCATGTTCTCTGCGAAAAACCGATCGGCGTTTCCGTCGAGGAAGGCCAGCAGCTGGCCGATGCGGTGAAGCGCTCGGGCAAGATCCTGCAGGTCGGCCACATGAAGCGCTTCGATCCGGCTCTGGAAGCGGCGCGCGACTTCGTGCGCGACGATATCGGCCAGATCTTCGCGCTCAAGGCCTGGTACTGCGATTCCACGCACCGCTACACCAACACCGACGCCGTCCAGCCGCTGCCGGTAACCAGCAAGCTGGCACGCAAGCCGGGCGGTAATCCGAAGGCCGATCTTCGGCAGTATTTCATGCTGGCGCACGGCTCTCATCTGGTCGATACGGCGCGCTTTTTCTGCGGCGAACTGGTCGCGGTCCGGGCACGCCTGCTGGAGCGAGCCGGTGCCTATTGCTGGTTCGTCGAAACCGAATTTGCCAACGGAGCGCTCGGCCATCTCGATCTGACCGTTGCCGTCAGGATGGATTGGCACGAGGGCTTCCAGCTCTATGGCGAGCACGGGTCCGTTCTCGCCAAGACCTTCAATCCCTGGTATTTCCGCGCCAGCGAGGTCGATATCTTCCACGAGAAGGACGCGACCACCCGCAGGCCTCTGGGCGCCGATGGGCATTTCTTCCGCCGCCAGCTGGAGGGTCTCGCCGATACGGTTCTGACCGGGGCTCCGATGCGCGGCGCCAATGTCGATGACGGCATTGCCTCGATCCGTGCCATGGTCGCCATTGCCCGTTCGGTTGAAACCGGCGAACGCGTCAAAATCGCATCCGTGACGGGATCGGTCTGA
- a CDS encoding sugar phosphate isomerase/epimerase family protein produces the protein MQVGIFAKTFPGTDPLAVLSAVAGNGYSATQFNLACCGLPSMPDAVPESTITAIRTAAETSGVSLVALSGTYNMAHPDPAVRQAGLRQLEVVIRTAAALAIPLVTLCTGSRNPVDQWAHHPDNADPSAWADMALEMAKALALAEGYGVMLGIEPEQANIVTSAEDAMRLIAEMGSRKLHIVLDPANLFEAATPDEARSIVARAVDTAAGHVAMAHAKDRHADGSFATAGKGVVDFGDFLARLKASGFDGALVTHGLAADEASGVAAFLKGMVG, from the coding sequence ATGCAGGTCGGTATCTTCGCCAAGACCTTTCCGGGGACAGATCCGCTTGCCGTCCTGTCGGCGGTCGCCGGCAACGGCTATTCAGCGACGCAGTTCAATCTTGCCTGCTGCGGCCTGCCATCGATGCCGGACGCCGTGCCGGAGAGCACTATCACCGCCATCCGGACGGCTGCCGAGACGAGTGGCGTCTCGCTGGTGGCGCTGTCCGGGACCTATAACATGGCCCATCCGGACCCTGCCGTCAGACAGGCCGGGCTGAGGCAGCTGGAGGTCGTGATCAGAACTGCTGCGGCGCTTGCCATTCCGCTGGTCACGCTCTGCACAGGCAGCCGCAACCCTGTCGATCAGTGGGCGCACCACCCGGACAATGCCGATCCTTCCGCCTGGGCCGACATGGCCCTGGAGATGGCCAAGGCCTTGGCACTGGCCGAAGGCTATGGCGTCATGCTCGGCATCGAGCCTGAGCAGGCGAACATCGTGACCTCGGCAGAAGATGCCATGCGACTGATCGCCGAGATGGGATCGCGCAAGCTGCACATCGTCCTCGATCCCGCCAACCTGTTCGAGGCTGCCACGCCTGACGAGGCGCGATCCATCGTGGCGCGAGCGGTCGATACGGCTGCCGGACACGTCGCCATGGCGCACGCCAAGGACCGCCATGCGGATGGTAGCTTTGCCACTGCCGGCAAGGGCGTCGTGGATTTCGGCGATTTCCTCGCTCGCCTTAAAGCCTCCGGCTTCGACGGGGCCCTCGTTACCCATGGGCTCGCGGCCGATGAGGCCTCCGGCGTTGCAGCCTTCCTGAAGGGAATGGTCGGATGA
- a CDS encoding alpha/beta fold hydrolase: MSEPVYLTRDDAELAVFDFGNGPPVLFQHGLGGNDAQVAQAFPDGRGFRRLTVECRGHGSSSLGSRRPFSIAMFADDVLAAADRCGIERLAVGGISMGAAIALHLAHFHKDRIAALVLVRPAWTFDAAPENMAPIRTVGKLILTHPLEQARDLFVASETGSDLQRDAPDNFASLLGYFNRPDAAAFAKVLVDIASDGPDVTKTSAAALDVPTLVIGNRQDAIHPLSSAETLAATIPGAAFVEVAAKAADKARHFAETQSAISQFLSSETLRSRFAS; the protein is encoded by the coding sequence ATGAGCGAGCCAGTCTATCTCACCCGCGACGATGCCGAGCTTGCCGTCTTCGACTTCGGCAACGGTCCGCCGGTGCTCTTCCAGCACGGGCTGGGAGGCAATGACGCGCAGGTGGCGCAGGCCTTTCCCGACGGCCGCGGCTTCAGGCGCCTGACTGTGGAATGTCGCGGCCATGGCAGCTCGTCGCTCGGCAGCCGGCGGCCGTTTTCAATCGCCATGTTTGCCGACGACGTTCTCGCGGCTGCCGATCGGTGCGGCATCGAGCGCCTCGCCGTCGGCGGTATTTCCATGGGCGCCGCCATCGCGCTCCATCTGGCCCATTTCCACAAGGACCGCATCGCAGCTCTGGTGTTGGTGCGGCCAGCCTGGACCTTCGATGCCGCGCCCGAAAACATGGCGCCGATCCGCACTGTCGGCAAACTCATCCTTACTCATCCGCTCGAGCAAGCACGCGACCTATTTGTCGCCTCAGAGACGGGGTCCGACCTTCAACGGGACGCGCCGGACAATTTCGCATCCCTGCTCGGCTATTTCAATCGACCTGACGCTGCCGCCTTCGCAAAGGTACTCGTCGATATCGCAAGCGACGGACCGGACGTGACCAAGACCTCGGCCGCTGCGCTTGACGTTCCGACGCTTGTCATCGGCAACCGGCAGGACGCTATCCATCCGCTGTCATCAGCCGAAACGCTTGCGGCCACAATTCCAGGCGCCGCCTTCGTCGAGGTCGCCGCCAAGGCTGCCGACAAGGCCCGTCATTTCGCAGAGACCCAAAGCGCCATCTCGCAATTCCTCTCCTCTGAAACCCTCCGGAGCCGTTTCGCATCATGA
- a CDS encoding ribulose-phosphate 3-epimerase, translating into MITKTLSGPAAIAALPRDRLLGEFSLWSADLINMETDLKRIEDHVDLHHIDVADARFTPGFLFFPDLVARIAKSTAKPIHVHLMVEAEIVEEQTRQFIEAGADLISVHAENGEAGLRALAIAKEMGAAGGVVLRLETPVEAVKPFLPHVAFVTLLGTSIGVKGQSLSEKACDRLIEARALIRAAGREAEIVLAADGGIREQTVPLLRAAGAETVVLGSLAFGDKDLAARMKWLHALESHAQ; encoded by the coding sequence ATGATCACGAAGACCCTCTCTGGCCCCGCCGCCATCGCCGCCCTCCCCCGCGACCGCCTGCTCGGCGAATTCTCACTCTGGTCGGCCGATCTTATAAACATGGAAACCGATCTCAAACGGATCGAGGATCACGTCGACCTGCATCATATCGACGTTGCGGATGCGCGCTTTACCCCGGGCTTCCTGTTCTTCCCCGATCTCGTGGCCCGCATTGCCAAGTCCACCGCAAAGCCCATCCACGTTCACTTGATGGTCGAAGCCGAGATCGTCGAGGAGCAGACCCGTCAGTTCATCGAGGCCGGTGCCGACCTCATCAGCGTCCATGCGGAAAACGGCGAGGCCGGTCTTCGGGCATTGGCGATCGCCAAGGAAATGGGCGCAGCCGGCGGTGTTGTCCTGCGGCTGGAGACGCCGGTGGAAGCGGTCAAGCCGTTCCTGCCGCATGTTGCCTTCGTGACGTTGCTCGGAACGTCCATCGGCGTGAAAGGTCAGAGCCTGTCGGAAAAGGCATGTGATCGGCTGATCGAGGCGCGCGCGCTCATCCGCGCTGCCGGCCGTGAAGCCGAAATCGTCCTTGCCGCAGATGGTGGCATTCGCGAACAGACCGTGCCGCTTCTGCGTGCTGCTGGCGCCGAGACAGTCGTCCTGGGGTCGCTGGCCTTTGGCGACAAGGATCTGGCCGCCCGGATGAAATGGCTGCATGCCCTGGAAAGCCACGCCCAGTGA
- a CDS encoding ROK family protein, with the protein MTDAALAFDLGGTELRAAMVNRAGDLLSFLSVPTLAADGPRAVIGQMQALAAEIRGQTPNIEPVGVGVGAPGPLDPVSGIVIAPPTLTGWHDVPLADILLEHFKLPVWLENDANAAALGEWRYGAGRGAASMVFATVSTGIGGGVIADGRILHGRRGLAAEIGHMTITNEGERCFCGAIGCFEALASGTALGRRATTGTRPFDGSMMRALSADGDVTGRHVVDAARRGDRQALEMLAVEARWLGIGLTNLLHLYSPDIIVVGGGISHGFDMLHAQIKATVAERAMSAYRDVPIVAAQLGRHAGLIGAASLVLHSEDRDTATFAAQPNNSGGDSPASTTEARHGQS; encoded by the coding sequence GTGACAGACGCCGCCCTCGCATTCGACCTCGGTGGAACGGAGCTGCGGGCCGCGATGGTGAACCGCGCGGGCGACCTGCTGTCATTCCTGTCGGTGCCAACGCTGGCAGCGGACGGGCCGCGTGCAGTCATCGGACAGATGCAGGCGCTAGCCGCCGAGATCAGGGGGCAAACGCCAAACATCGAACCGGTCGGCGTCGGCGTCGGTGCTCCTGGGCCGCTCGATCCCGTTTCCGGCATCGTCATTGCGCCGCCGACCCTCACCGGCTGGCATGACGTTCCGCTCGCAGACATCCTGCTGGAGCACTTCAAGCTGCCGGTCTGGCTCGAGAACGACGCCAACGCCGCCGCTCTGGGCGAGTGGCGATACGGCGCTGGCAGAGGTGCGGCCTCCATGGTCTTTGCCACCGTTTCGACCGGTATCGGTGGCGGCGTCATCGCCGATGGCCGTATCCTGCACGGGCGACGGGGGCTTGCGGCTGAAATCGGCCATATGACGATCACCAACGAGGGAGAGCGCTGCTTTTGCGGCGCGATCGGCTGCTTCGAAGCCTTGGCCTCGGGCACCGCGCTCGGCCGAAGGGCGACCACCGGCACGCGGCCTTTCGACGGATCGATGATGCGGGCGCTGTCGGCCGATGGCGATGTCACCGGCCGGCATGTCGTCGATGCGGCACGCCGGGGTGATCGGCAGGCGCTGGAGATGCTGGCGGTCGAAGCTCGCTGGCTTGGCATCGGTCTCACCAATCTGCTGCACCTCTATTCGCCGGACATCATTGTCGTCGGCGGTGGCATCTCCCACGGCTTCGATATGCTGCATGCACAGATCAAGGCCACGGTCGCCGAGCGTGCCATGTCCGCCTACCGCGACGTTCCGATTGTCGCGGCCCAACTCGGTCGTCACGCCGGGCTGATCGGGGCGGCGAGCCTGGTCCTGCACAGCGAGGACAGGGATACCGCCACGTTTGCGGCCCAACCGAACAATTCAGGCGGGGACAGTCCCGCCAGCACAACGGAGGCTCGTCATGGCCAATCTTAA
- a CDS encoding ABC transporter ATP-binding protein, producing the protein MANLKLRDARKVYGAVEVIKGIDLDVVDREFVVFVGPSGCGKSTLLRMIAGLENITGGDLVIDGVRANDIDPSERGLAMVFQSYALYPHMTVAENMGFALRIAGIPVSERDAKVNAAAKVLELSHLLDRRPKDLSGGQRQRVAIGRAIVRNPKIFLFDEPLSNLDAALRVNMRLELMRLHQTLEATMIYVTHDQIEAMTMADKIVVLNAGRIEQVGSPLDLYNHPANIFVAGFIGSPKMNLLPVRVDAIGPVGVTVVALDGVEIPVAVAPGEIKVGDEITLGIRPEHIRIGETGQFDGKAILAERLGGLTVFHVDISPDISLVVQTDGADKTALHAPIKLGIEPHNCHLFDKAGKALAKLN; encoded by the coding sequence ATGGCCAATCTTAAACTGCGCGATGCCCGCAAGGTCTATGGTGCGGTCGAAGTCATCAAGGGCATCGACCTCGACGTCGTCGACCGCGAATTCGTGGTGTTCGTTGGGCCATCGGGCTGTGGCAAGTCCACCCTGCTGCGGATGATCGCCGGTCTCGAGAATATCACCGGCGGCGATCTTGTCATCGATGGTGTCCGGGCGAACGATATCGATCCCTCCGAGCGTGGGCTGGCCATGGTGTTCCAGTCCTATGCGCTATACCCGCACATGACGGTGGCGGAAAACATGGGCTTTGCACTCCGGATCGCCGGCATCCCGGTCAGTGAGCGCGACGCCAAGGTCAACGCGGCAGCCAAGGTCCTGGAGCTCTCGCACCTGCTCGACCGGCGACCCAAAGATCTGTCCGGCGGGCAGCGCCAGCGCGTTGCCATCGGCCGGGCCATCGTCCGCAACCCGAAGATCTTCCTGTTCGACGAGCCGCTGTCCAATCTCGACGCCGCCTTGCGCGTCAACATGCGTCTCGAACTGATGCGTCTGCACCAGACGCTGGAAGCGACGATGATCTATGTCACCCATGACCAGATAGAGGCGATGACCATGGCCGACAAGATCGTCGTGCTGAATGCCGGCCGCATCGAGCAGGTGGGATCGCCGCTCGATCTCTACAATCACCCGGCCAATATCTTTGTTGCCGGCTTCATCGGCTCGCCGAAGATGAACCTGCTGCCGGTCCGCGTCGATGCCATTGGTCCGGTTGGCGTGACGGTGGTTGCTTTGGACGGTGTTGAGATACCCGTCGCTGTCGCCCCTGGCGAGATCAAGGTCGGCGATGAAATCACGCTCGGGATCCGGCCGGAGCATATCCGTATCGGCGAGACCGGTCAGTTCGACGGCAAGGCTATCCTTGCCGAACGGCTTGGCGGATTGACGGTCTTTCACGTCGACATCTCGCCTGACATATCACTTGTGGTACAGACGGATGGCGCTGACAAAACCGCCCTCCATGCCCCGATCAAGCTCGGCATAGAGCCGCACAACTGCCATCTCTTCGACAAGGCCGGGAAGGCTCTCGCCAAGTTGAACTGA
- a CDS encoding GlcG/HbpS family heme-binding protein, translating into MTFTRETLTLSHAGALQAVSAAVDKAVAMGVPQCIHIVDASGETIASLRMDGAKYLSMHTARAKARTAASINAPTGGMAFEFGAAAGIASQGGVTHLPGGLPIRFAGKLAGAIGIGSGSGDQDFEVARAALAAIGADPV; encoded by the coding sequence ATGACATTCACACGCGAAACCCTGACCCTCAGCCATGCCGGCGCGTTGCAGGCCGTATCGGCCGCAGTCGACAAGGCCGTCGCGATGGGCGTGCCCCAGTGCATCCACATCGTCGATGCCAGCGGCGAGACGATCGCCAGCCTGCGCATGGACGGCGCCAAATATCTCAGCATGCACACCGCCCGCGCCAAGGCCCGCACCGCGGCGTCGATCAACGCGCCGACGGGCGGCATGGCCTTTGAATTCGGGGCCGCCGCCGGCATCGCCTCCCAGGGCGGCGTCACCCACCTGCCGGGCGGCCTGCCGATCCGTTTCGCCGGCAAGCTTGCAGGCGCCATCGGCATCGGTTCCGGCAGCGGCGACCAGGATTTCGAAGTCGCCCGCGCCGCGCTCGCCGCCATCGGCGCAGATCCGGTCTGA
- a CDS encoding RES family NAD+ phosphorylase — protein MIEIQGHFRKISGRFFRSVLLDRVDHVLEPPIGTHAGRYHRHGEPTLYTSATFEWAVMAIAGYMRQDSRPRVVVPLHVGEALVLDQHDENACSQLGIDRELSNESWQTALSEGREPPSWHNADIARRAGADGIIDRSRLIPGGWHLNLFRWNQLGGPTVDVCGPPVPIELTADGPVWGL, from the coding sequence ATGATCGAGATCCAAGGTCACTTTAGGAAGATTTCCGGACGCTTCTTCCGTTCTGTTTTGTTGGATCGTGTTGACCACGTGCTGGAACCTCCCATTGGGACGCATGCAGGTCGTTATCACCGGCACGGAGAGCCAACACTTTATACGAGCGCGACCTTCGAATGGGCCGTTATGGCGATAGCCGGATACATGCGTCAGGACAGTCGGCCACGCGTCGTTGTCCCGCTTCACGTCGGCGAAGCTCTTGTGCTCGATCAACATGACGAGAATGCTTGCAGTCAGCTTGGTATCGATCGAGAATTGTCAAATGAGTCCTGGCAAACTGCGTTGTCGGAGGGTCGGGAGCCACCCTCCTGGCACAACGCAGACATAGCCCGGCGCGCCGGAGCTGATGGAATTATCGACAGATCGCGCCTTATCCCGGGCGGGTGGCACCTGAACCTGTTCCGCTGGAATCAACTCGGCGGCCCCACTGTTGACGTCTGTGGTCCGCCGGTGCCTATTGAGCTCACTGCCGATGGACCCGTTTGGGGTCTTTGA
- the glcF gene encoding glycolate oxidase subunit GlcF yields MQTNFTAEQLTDPSVAFSEQILRKCVHCGFCTATCPTYVTLGNELDSPRGRIYLIKDMLENGRAADAEVVTHIDRCLSCLACVTTCPSGVDYTHLIDHARAHIEETYKRPLMDRMIRNLLASVLPYPRRFRLALGLARLGRPFASLLRRVPALLPFATMLDLAPRAIPPSSPFAKPGTHAPKAEKRGRVAILTGCAQPVLDPAINAATIRLLTRLGVEVVVPAGEVCCGSLVHHMGREHQALVQARANVDVWVGEIDRGGLDAIIITASGCGTTIKDYGHMLRLDPAYAEKAARVSALTKDITEYLSGLDLPRQQPKGIAVAYHSACSMQHGQKITTAPKLLLKAAGFTVKDPAEGHLCCGSAGTYNIMQPVISGQLKARKVRNLEATRADIIATGNIGCITQIATGTATPILHTIELLDWAYGGDVPQKLRGLAGLVDQVQGPLSS; encoded by the coding sequence ATGCAGACCAATTTCACCGCCGAACAGCTGACCGATCCGAGCGTTGCTTTTTCGGAGCAGATCCTACGAAAATGCGTCCATTGCGGCTTCTGCACCGCCACCTGTCCGACGTATGTGACGCTCGGCAACGAGCTCGATAGCCCGCGCGGCAGGATCTACCTGATCAAGGACATGCTGGAAAACGGCCGGGCCGCCGACGCCGAAGTGGTGACCCACATCGACCGCTGCCTGTCGTGCCTTGCCTGCGTCACCACCTGTCCGTCCGGTGTCGACTATACCCACCTCATCGACCACGCCCGCGCCCATATCGAGGAAACCTACAAGCGGCCGCTGATGGACCGCATGATCCGCAATCTGCTGGCATCGGTCCTGCCTTACCCCCGCCGCTTCCGGCTGGCGCTCGGTCTCGCCAGGCTGGGGCGGCCGTTTGCCTCGCTGCTTCGGCGCGTGCCGGCGCTGCTGCCTTTTGCAACGATGCTCGACCTCGCACCCCGCGCCATCCCGCCGTCCTCGCCATTCGCAAAACCCGGCACCCATGCCCCGAAGGCTGAAAAGCGCGGCCGCGTGGCGATCCTGACGGGATGTGCGCAACCGGTGCTCGATCCGGCGATCAACGCGGCGACGATCCGGCTGCTGACGCGGCTCGGCGTCGAGGTCGTGGTACCAGCCGGCGAGGTATGCTGCGGCTCGCTTGTCCACCATATGGGCCGCGAGCATCAGGCGCTGGTGCAGGCGCGCGCCAATGTCGACGTCTGGGTCGGCGAAATCGACCGGGGTGGCCTCGATGCCATCATCATCACCGCCTCCGGCTGCGGCACGACGATCAAGGACTACGGCCATATGCTGCGGCTCGACCCGGCCTACGCAGAAAAGGCGGCCCGGGTCTCGGCGCTGACCAAGGACATCACCGAATATCTGTCAGGGCTGGATCTCCCGCGACAGCAGCCAAAGGGCATCGCCGTCGCCTATCATTCCGCCTGCTCGATGCAGCATGGCCAGAAGATCACCACCGCGCCGAAGCTGCTGCTGAAAGCTGCTGGCTTTACCGTGAAGGATCCCGCCGAAGGTCATCTCTGCTGCGGCTCGGCCGGCACCTACAACATCATGCAGCCCGTCATTTCCGGCCAGCTCAAGGCCCGCAAGGTGCGCAATCTCGAAGCCACCCGCGCCGATATCATCGCCACCGGAAACATCGGCTGCATCACCCAGATCGCCACCGGCACCGCAACCCCGATCCTGCACACGATAGAACTGCTGGACTGGGCCTATGGCGGCGATGTCCCGCAAAAGCTGCGAGGGTTGGCTGGACTGGTAGATCAGGTTCAAGGGCCGCTTTCGTCATAG